One genomic window of Quercus robur chromosome 6, dhQueRobu3.1, whole genome shotgun sequence includes the following:
- the LOC126690092 gene encoding uncharacterized protein LOC126690092 — protein sequence MAEDTLHALWGCSGLNVVWDDERWSFRSREVFTDFKQLYGWLLEKGKPLQLFAIQDLKHAAQERWNEIRSGNPLPNPIRPQPKPKWSVPPLNKYKINYDGAISKADNKAGIGVVVRNCNGEVMASLIQQLEQAFQPVEVEVIAACRAVEFGSEIGVDCAIVEGDLEVIVKALRNNDNGLTPFAPLINDVSLFLGLFSELSYSHIKRDGNKVAHSLARLALTTPGCTVWMEDVPSLTLPFVQADLAAH from the exons ATGGCAGAGGATACGTTACATGCTCTTTGGGGCTGCTCTGGTTTGAACGTGGTTTGGGATGATGAAAGATGGAGCTTTCGGTCAAGGGAGGTCTTCACTGATTTCAAGCAACTCTACGGATGGTTATTGGAGAAGGGGAAGCCGCTTCAGCTCTTTGCTATCCAA GACCTGAAACATGCTGCACAAGAACGCTGGAATGAGATTAGATCAGGCAATCCTCTGCCAAACCCGATCAGACCACAGCCCAAGCCAAAATGGTCAGTCCCACCACTGAACAAATATAAGATAAATTATGATGGAGCAATCTCAAAGGCAGACAACAAAGCAGGGATTGGAGTGGTTGTTCGCAACTGCAATGGAGAGGTAATGGCATCCTTAATTCAACAATTGGAGCAAGCTTTCCAGCCTGTGGAAGTGGAAGTCATTGCTGCGTGCAGAGCAGTGGAGTTTGGCAGTGAGATTGGAGTGGACTGTGCTATTGTGGAGGGTGATTTAGAAGTGATAGTGAAGGCTTTGAGGAACAATGACAATGGATTGACTCCTTTTGCACCACTGATAAATGATGTctctttatttttgggtttgttttcaGAATTGTCATACTCTCACATTAAGAGAGATGGCAACAAAGTTGCTCATAGTTTAGCTAGGCTAGCTTTGACCACACCAGGTTGTACCGTGTGGATGGAAGATGTCCCATCTCTCACTTTACCCTTTGTTCAGGCTGATTTGGCCGCGCAttga